A part of uncultured Acidilobus sp. JCHS genomic DNA contains:
- a CDS encoding Zn-dependent hydrolase, including glyoxylase has product MAEVRVIDVSPYDLRGYISSFVIIDDKVAVVDPGPESSYSKLKEGLEGLGVRPDLIFVTHVHLDHAGAAAHLLADYNSSLVYVHPRGVPHVVDPSKLYSAALELTPLLPQAYGRPLNADPRRVIQAEDGLVVSLGSSSIRVLHTPGHASHHMSLVLEPEGILFTGDSAGVIFNFGGLEVPMPTSPPPFKPKMYLESVAKMERLSPRRFAPTHFGLHDDAPRWLKLAREQVVRWLEAIRSAGPSSDIQALENVIGSVEPSVAQLLKSSETFAVRGFLDTTIMGLKDALERGEWP; this is encoded by the coding sequence TTGGCTGAGGTCAGGGTGATAGACGTAAGCCCCTATGATCTGAGGGGCTACATATCTTCGTTCGTCATAATAGATGATAAGGTCGCCGTGGTGGACCCTGGGCCAGAGAGCTCGTACAGTAAGCTCAAGGAGGGCCTGGAAGGGCTCGGCGTCAGGCCTGACCTGATCTTCGTAACTCACGTGCACCTTGACCACGCCGGCGCCGCGGCCCACCTGCTGGCTGACTACAACAGCTCGTTAGTTTACGTTCACCCAAGGGGCGTACCCCACGTAGTTGACCCAAGCAAGCTTTACTCAGCAGCCCTTGAGCTGACGCCGCTCCTCCCTCAGGCCTACGGGAGGCCCCTCAACGCTGACCCAAGGAGGGTCATCCAGGCCGAGGACGGGCTGGTCGTGAGCCTTGGCTCATCCTCAATTAGGGTGCTTCACACCCCTGGCCATGCAAGCCATCACATGAGCCTGGTCCTGGAGCCCGAGGGCATTCTCTTCACGGGGGACTCAGCAGGCGTCATCTTCAACTTCGGAGGGCTTGAGGTGCCTATGCCCACGAGCCCTCCGCCGTTCAAGCCGAAGATGTACCTTGAGAGCGTGGCAAAGATGGAGCGGCTGAGCCCCCGCAGGTTTGCGCCAACACACTTCGGGCTCCACGACGATGCTCCCAGATGGCTTAAGCTGGCGAGAGAGCAGGTGGTGAGGTGGCTTGAGGCGATAAGATCCGCCGGACCCTCGAGCGACATACAGGCGCTCGAAAACGTGATAGGGTCCGTAGAGCCGTCTGTGGCCCAGTTGCTGAAGAGCAGCGAGACCTTTGCCGTGAGGGGATTCCTTGACACTACCATCATGGGCCTCAAGGACGCCCTTGAGAGAGGGGAGTGGCCTTAA
- a CDS encoding EamA-like transporter family, producing the protein MLLMAVSFSSASILVLLSGLPGPSAATWRLLLSAAITWAFALSDGRELGRSLSDRATLGLAIASGALVAAHFDLWMTSLYLMPVGVSVAIVDSYPAFIWALGAALFGERYTAAEVTGALLTTAGVVSLALTELDPPGGLEGVALSLGGMAAMVGYVLLGRLIRSRWSTSAYTAVAYSSGALVNLLALTTTRALLMPTGLTAWGFTIALAIVPMIGGHTTMNYLLGRNKVLAATVAMAAEPAGASVLAYLVFGQGLTLPQVALIAMISLGVILSSRP; encoded by the coding sequence GTGCTGCTGATGGCTGTGAGCTTCTCGTCAGCGTCTATACTTGTGCTACTTAGCGGCTTGCCCGGTCCCTCCGCCGCCACCTGGAGACTCCTACTCAGCGCTGCCATAACGTGGGCCTTCGCGTTGAGCGATGGCAGAGAGCTGGGCAGGAGCCTGTCAGACAGGGCCACGTTAGGCCTTGCCATAGCTAGCGGAGCGCTGGTCGCGGCCCACTTTGACCTCTGGATGACTAGCCTGTACCTGATGCCCGTCGGCGTAAGCGTCGCCATAGTTGACTCATACCCCGCTTTCATCTGGGCCCTGGGGGCCGCGCTCTTCGGCGAAAGGTACACAGCAGCCGAGGTGACCGGGGCCCTCCTGACGACAGCCGGCGTGGTCAGCCTCGCGCTAACAGAGCTTGACCCGCCAGGAGGCCTGGAGGGCGTGGCCCTCAGCCTGGGCGGCATGGCGGCCATGGTGGGTTACGTGCTGCTGGGCAGGTTAATCAGGTCCAGGTGGTCGACAAGCGCCTACACGGCCGTCGCTTACTCCTCAGGGGCCCTCGTGAACCTCCTGGCCCTAACCACTACGAGGGCCCTCCTCATGCCAACCGGCCTCACGGCATGGGGCTTCACGATAGCGCTGGCGATTGTGCCCATGATAGGAGGCCATACGACCATGAACTACCTGCTCGGCCGCAACAAGGTCCTGGCCGCGACCGTCGCGATGGCCGCCGAGCCCGCGGGCGCCTCGGTGTTGGCCTACCTGGTGTTCGGTCAAGGCCTCACTCTGCCCCAGGTAGCCCTCATAGCTATGATCAGCCTTGGGGTCATCCTCTCCTCAAGGCCCTGA
- a CDS encoding putative metal-dependent hydrolase with the TIM-barrel fold, which yields MAQEVKVRAFFGNLYLSYRPLVKAGALLSVNGLVVMAGESKAIEGACKALSGCEEVDLPGRAAGPGFIDSHLHLTGLGLQLNTLDLRDVRSIAELRDKVRAFLQERNPPVLIARGWDHERMAERRFVTRFDVDDLVPERPAVLVRICGHVGTLNTYAMRQLGIDRLKGSPDVVVDKRGELTGVVREDVLLKALRALEPPPEQYMSYVADAARLLLSQGVTTVGFMNVPLRLLKDLLSEARRMMLRMRLYLDVDALGLLEGLGLAGGFGNEWVKVMGVKVFADGSLGARTALLSEPYEDAPGERGKQNVSVEELSEIMSRASRLGLDVAVHAIGDGALDVFLAARAASGADARVEHASLVRDDQLPGLRGVRVSVQPMFVIEDRGWLKGRLGARRLGLAYRFRSIVASGAVVGLSTDAPVEPTDPWLTVYAAVTRGQGEGCELAKVTPEERLTVPEALHLYTAGSAAVLKDPLIGSLTPGHLADIAVFSQDPLEVSEPADLRTIRNVATFVGGERAF from the coding sequence ATGGCCCAGGAGGTGAAGGTCAGGGCCTTCTTCGGCAACCTCTACCTCAGCTACCGGCCCCTGGTGAAGGCTGGCGCCCTCCTCTCCGTCAACGGCCTAGTAGTCATGGCCGGCGAGTCCAAGGCCATCGAGGGGGCCTGCAAGGCCCTCAGCGGCTGTGAGGAGGTAGACCTCCCAGGGCGGGCGGCGGGGCCTGGCTTCATAGACTCGCACCTTCACCTCACGGGCCTGGGCCTTCAGCTGAACACCCTTGACCTGAGGGACGTGAGGAGCATAGCCGAGCTGAGGGACAAGGTCAGGGCGTTCCTGCAGGAGAGGAACCCCCCTGTGCTCATCGCGAGGGGCTGGGACCATGAGAGGATGGCAGAGAGGAGGTTCGTCACTAGGTTTGACGTAGACGACCTGGTCCCTGAGAGGCCCGCTGTACTCGTCAGGATATGTGGCCACGTGGGGACCCTCAACACATATGCCATGAGGCAGCTCGGGATAGATCGCCTGAAGGGCTCCCCAGACGTAGTCGTTGACAAGAGGGGCGAACTAACGGGCGTCGTCAGGGAGGACGTGCTCCTTAAGGCGCTGAGGGCTCTCGAGCCTCCCCCCGAGCAGTACATGAGCTACGTGGCAGACGCCGCGAGGCTATTGCTCTCCCAGGGGGTCACGACGGTGGGCTTCATGAACGTGCCCCTGAGGCTCCTCAAGGACCTGCTTTCCGAGGCCAGGAGGATGATGCTGAGGATGAGGCTATACCTCGACGTTGACGCCCTTGGCCTGCTGGAGGGGCTTGGCCTGGCGGGCGGCTTCGGCAACGAGTGGGTGAAGGTGATGGGCGTGAAGGTGTTCGCCGACGGCTCCCTTGGGGCCAGGACGGCGCTACTCTCGGAGCCCTACGAGGACGCGCCCGGCGAGAGAGGGAAGCAGAACGTGAGCGTTGAGGAGCTGAGCGAGATAATGTCCAGGGCCAGCAGGCTAGGGCTGGACGTCGCTGTCCACGCCATAGGTGACGGCGCCCTTGACGTCTTCCTTGCGGCCAGGGCAGCCTCGGGCGCTGACGCAAGGGTTGAGCACGCCTCGCTGGTCAGGGACGACCAGCTTCCAGGGCTCAGGGGAGTCAGGGTGAGCGTTCAGCCCATGTTCGTAATTGAGGACAGGGGCTGGCTCAAGGGCAGGCTCGGGGCCAGGAGGCTAGGGCTGGCTTACAGGTTCCGCTCAATCGTGGCCTCCGGCGCCGTCGTTGGGCTCTCAACTGATGCGCCTGTCGAGCCCACAGACCCCTGGCTGACAGTCTACGCTGCTGTCACAAGGGGTCAGGGGGAGGGCTGTGAGCTGGCCAAGGTCACGCCCGAGGAGAGGCTCACAGTCCCCGAGGCGCTGCACCTCTACACTGCTGGCTCCGCGGCGGTGCTGAAGGACCCACTCATAGGGTCGCTGACGCCGGGGCACCTGGCCGACATCGCTGTCTTCTCCCAGGACCCCCTCGAGGTCTCAGAGCCAGCTGACTTAAGGACGATAAGGAACGTCGCGACCTTCGTTGGCGGCGAGAGGGCCTTCTGA
- a CDS encoding glycine cleavage system T protein, producing MSRQVPLYDVYKELGATFGEFAGWTVPMSYTSTIEEHMAVRQSAGIFDISHMGRLRLRGPDAAQLLDYAFTKVVSATKEGFMSGPTLALNEHARVIDDEMWYRLPSGEWLAVPNAAARERMKSHLSWLADLKGLKVEIEDLTEAFSMLALQGPKAVEVMRALGADWAASLRPLEFRLNVTLAGAKAFLVSRSGWTGEDGFEVWAEHADAEKVLRAAIAAGAKPAGIAARDTLRIEMGFVLGGNEYGEDPVKYPCALSLRYGMGAIDWSKRSFYGEEALRACRREGLRWVRVGIEMKKSHARFVPRGGYKVLVDDVEVGWVTSGTFSPVLGRGIGQAYVDTRYAIFGETVTIIDERGRAGEGKLVDFPFIKK from the coding sequence TTGTCTAGGCAAGTTCCGCTCTACGACGTTTATAAGGAGCTTGGCGCGACCTTTGGCGAGTTCGCTGGTTGGACAGTGCCTATGTCGTATACTTCCACCATAGAGGAGCACATGGCTGTCAGGCAGTCTGCGGGCATCTTCGACATAAGTCACATGGGGAGGCTGAGGCTAAGGGGACCTGACGCCGCCCAGCTGCTGGATTACGCCTTCACGAAGGTGGTCTCAGCTACTAAGGAGGGCTTCATGAGCGGCCCCACCCTAGCCCTAAACGAGCACGCCAGGGTCATAGACGACGAGATGTGGTACAGGCTGCCCTCAGGCGAGTGGTTGGCAGTGCCAAACGCCGCCGCGAGGGAGAGGATGAAGTCGCACCTCTCCTGGCTCGCGGACCTCAAGGGGCTCAAGGTAGAGATAGAGGACCTCACCGAGGCCTTCTCCATGCTTGCCCTGCAGGGCCCTAAGGCCGTTGAGGTCATGAGGGCCCTGGGGGCTGACTGGGCCGCCTCCCTCAGGCCCCTGGAGTTCAGGCTCAACGTAACCCTAGCTGGAGCTAAGGCCTTCCTCGTGAGCAGGAGCGGGTGGACCGGCGAGGATGGCTTCGAGGTGTGGGCTGAGCACGCTGACGCCGAGAAGGTGCTCAGGGCTGCCATAGCTGCTGGGGCTAAGCCGGCCGGCATAGCGGCAAGGGACACCCTGAGGATAGAGATGGGCTTCGTCCTGGGGGGCAACGAGTACGGCGAGGACCCTGTCAAGTACCCCTGCGCCCTCAGCCTCAGGTACGGCATGGGCGCCATAGACTGGTCTAAGAGGAGCTTCTACGGGGAGGAGGCCCTAAGGGCTTGCCGTCGTGAGGGGCTGAGGTGGGTCAGGGTAGGGATCGAGATGAAGAAGTCACACGCCAGGTTCGTGCCAAGGGGCGGCTATAAGGTGCTCGTTGACGACGTTGAGGTTGGGTGGGTCACAAGCGGCACCTTCAGCCCAGTCCTGGGCAGGGGCATAGGTCAGGCCTACGTTGACACCAGGTACGCGATATTCGGGGAGACCGTGACAATAATTGATGAGAGGGGCAGGGCTGGTGAAGGGAAGCTCGTGGACTTCCCGTTCATAAAGAAGTGA
- a CDS encoding putative oxidoreductases (related to aryl-alcohol dehydrogenases), whose product MEYVKLGKTEERVSRVGLGAWQFSDAWGLTDYERAKEVIRKAYELGMTLIDTAMVYGMGMSERFIGQALRDLQIKRDEVFIVTKIPGEYLNRDDVFRAVRGSLSRLQSDHIDALLAHWPPAWHNYPTCEYAKAFEALARMGKIRYIGLSNFPIALVEEFRSCLAKHDIEIFEIRYNIVERKAEEEHIPYAEANGITVLAWSPLAQGAVLGKYRPEDVSKLQDVRRGNPLFRPENYSQIVKLVEAMKEIAEKRGKTLSQVALNFIMMASPVVVPIPGAKSPQQVEENAGAAGWSLTYEEWSRLDEISRSLRISYVTIPD is encoded by the coding sequence TTGGAGTACGTAAAGCTTGGGAAGACAGAAGAAAGGGTCTCAAGGGTCGGGCTCGGCGCCTGGCAGTTCAGCGACGCGTGGGGCCTGACCGACTACGAGAGGGCCAAGGAGGTCATCAGGAAGGCCTATGAGCTAGGGATGACGCTCATCGACACTGCTATGGTCTACGGGATGGGGATGAGCGAGAGGTTCATAGGTCAGGCCCTCAGGGACCTCCAGATAAAGAGGGACGAGGTGTTCATAGTGACGAAGATACCTGGGGAGTACCTTAACAGGGACGACGTATTCAGGGCTGTCAGGGGGTCCCTGTCAAGGCTTCAGTCAGACCACATAGACGCGCTCCTGGCCCACTGGCCGCCGGCCTGGCATAACTACCCGACCTGTGAGTACGCCAAGGCCTTTGAGGCCCTGGCCAGGATGGGCAAGATCAGGTACATAGGCCTGAGCAACTTCCCCATAGCGCTGGTAGAGGAGTTCAGGTCATGCCTGGCGAAGCACGACATAGAGATCTTTGAGATAAGGTACAACATCGTTGAGAGGAAGGCTGAGGAAGAGCACATACCGTACGCGGAGGCCAACGGGATAACTGTCCTCGCTTGGAGCCCTCTGGCCCAGGGCGCGGTCCTAGGCAAGTACAGGCCTGAGGACGTGAGCAAGCTGCAGGACGTAAGAAGGGGTAACCCCCTCTTCAGGCCTGAGAACTACAGTCAGATAGTGAAGCTTGTTGAGGCTATGAAGGAGATAGCTGAGAAGAGGGGGAAGACGCTGTCTCAGGTGGCCCTTAACTTCATCATGATGGCGAGCCCTGTGGTCGTTCCGATACCCGGCGCTAAGAGCCCACAGCAGGTAGAGGAGAACGCAGGGGCCGCCGGCTGGTCACTGACCTATGAGGAGTGGTCGAGGCTTGACGAGATAAGCAGGTCGCTCAGGATAAGCTACGTTACTATACCGGACTGA
- a CDS encoding 2-keto-4-pentenoate hydratase/2-oxohepta-3-ene-1,7-dioic acid hydratase (catechol pathway): MSAELASVRYGDGIVVASVKKGSLYLLRDPKGDPITPSRLFEGLPNSIRLLEGAQASEPIGDLKHQLEPPVPSPSKIIGIGKNFREHAIEMKSEARPVYFMKAPSALVGHLHVIDVPAFVQKPDYEGEVVIVIGRKVKLAGVKEAKESILGFMAGNDVTARDLQYDVCMPWCLSKSLDTFSPTGPYLRLISDYSELEGLCVETYLNGERVQRGCASDMSLSFAEIVADLSRYMTLLPRDLIFTGTPPGVGHPRGRYLRDGDLLEVAVSGLDRLVNPVRRASP; the protein is encoded by the coding sequence GTGTCAGCTGAGCTTGCTAGCGTGAGGTACGGAGACGGTATAGTAGTGGCCAGTGTCAAGAAGGGCAGTCTGTATCTGCTCAGGGACCCCAAGGGGGACCCGATAACGCCCTCACGGCTGTTCGAGGGGTTACCTAACTCGATTAGGCTGCTGGAGGGCGCTCAGGCCTCAGAGCCTATAGGGGACTTAAAGCATCAGCTTGAGCCCCCCGTGCCCAGTCCCTCAAAGATAATTGGCATAGGGAAGAACTTCAGGGAACATGCAATCGAGATGAAGTCGGAGGCGAGGCCCGTCTACTTCATGAAGGCCCCCAGCGCCTTGGTAGGACACCTCCACGTAATTGACGTGCCTGCCTTCGTTCAGAAGCCCGACTACGAGGGCGAGGTGGTCATAGTTATAGGCAGGAAGGTTAAGCTGGCCGGAGTTAAGGAGGCCAAGGAGTCAATACTGGGCTTCATGGCTGGAAATGACGTTACTGCCAGGGACCTTCAGTACGACGTGTGCATGCCCTGGTGCCTCTCGAAGAGCCTTGACACGTTCTCCCCGACAGGGCCTTACCTGAGGCTGATAAGCGACTACTCGGAGCTGGAGGGCCTCTGCGTAGAGACCTACCTCAACGGGGAGAGGGTCCAGAGGGGCTGCGCTAGCGACATGTCGCTCAGCTTCGCCGAGATAGTGGCTGACCTCTCGAGGTACATGACGCTTCTCCCCAGGGACCTGATATTCACAGGCACGCCGCCAGGCGTCGGCCACCCAAGGGGGCGTTACCTGAGGGACGGGGACCTGCTAGAGGTAGCTGTAAGCGGCCTCGACAGGCTCGTTAACCCAGTAAGGAGGGCTAGTCCCTGA
- a CDS encoding Small nuclear ribonucleoprotein (snRNP)-like encodes MSSNQSHKVMNPLRYLREAVNTNVYVKLKDGTEYIGQLKVTDSTMNLLLENSVEVKDGRQVVAKLGKVLIRGSMIQYISFTPEVAAPEVELK; translated from the coding sequence GTGTCAAGCAACCAGTCGCATAAGGTCATGAACCCCCTGAGGTACCTGAGGGAGGCCGTTAATACCAACGTATACGTCAAGCTGAAGGATGGAACGGAGTACATAGGCCAGCTCAAGGTCACTGACTCCACTATGAACCTCCTGCTTGAGAACTCCGTTGAGGTCAAGGACGGCAGGCAGGTGGTGGCCAAGCTCGGGAAGGTCCTGATACGCGGCAGTATGATCCAGTACATCAGCTTCACGCCAGAGGTAGCGGCGCCTGAAGTGGAGCTGAAGTAA
- a CDS encoding Myo-inositol-1-phosphate synthase — MNSVRVLLIGAGAGTSYFLAGLEKIKSKEVEPLGIPFLNHLKAYRPEDVKVVGVLDVDASKVGKDMYEIASKLVPYGQIPRALKDIVVERGVHCGSLRGLPVTALGLDDLLGDSMAAVEQVVNTLQKLQPDVIVNVITTEPYSYAESELDFIKLAPRCKLGATMAYAYAAAEYSRRSGHKVAFVNFTPPPAANSPGVVSYFDRVGALVLGDDAATGATPLTADLLEHIAERGRRVTSIAQFNIGGNTDFLSLTEPERNHSKEITKSSIVDDILGYDAPHYIKPTGYLEPLGDRKFVSMHIEYIGFGGFRDEIIVNARINDKSNLAGLMASAIPISKALIDRGVRGTHAPTNRFFMKMPGPRGTKNVSRIVAYYDLLKELRALDIA; from the coding sequence ATGAACTCCGTGAGGGTGTTGCTGATAGGCGCAGGGGCGGGCACTTCGTACTTCCTCGCAGGCCTTGAGAAGATAAAGTCCAAGGAGGTGGAGCCCCTGGGCATACCCTTCCTGAACCACCTGAAGGCCTACAGGCCTGAGGACGTTAAGGTCGTAGGGGTCCTCGACGTTGACGCCTCTAAGGTCGGCAAGGACATGTATGAGATAGCCAGCAAGCTCGTCCCCTATGGACAGATCCCGAGGGCGCTTAAGGACATAGTGGTTGAGCGAGGCGTCCACTGCGGCAGCCTGAGGGGCCTGCCCGTGACAGCGCTGGGCCTTGATGACCTTCTAGGCGACTCAATGGCCGCCGTGGAGCAGGTCGTTAACACCCTTCAGAAGCTTCAGCCTGACGTAATAGTTAACGTCATAACCACAGAGCCCTACAGCTACGCCGAGAGCGAGCTTGACTTCATCAAGCTAGCCCCAAGGTGCAAACTGGGGGCCACTATGGCCTACGCCTACGCCGCCGCGGAGTACAGCAGGAGGAGCGGGCATAAGGTGGCCTTCGTCAACTTCACGCCGCCGCCTGCCGCCAACAGCCCAGGGGTGGTCAGCTACTTCGACAGGGTGGGCGCCCTGGTCCTCGGAGACGACGCTGCTACGGGGGCCACGCCGCTGACGGCTGACCTGCTGGAGCACATAGCTGAGAGGGGGCGCAGGGTGACTTCGATAGCCCAGTTCAACATAGGGGGCAACACGGACTTCCTGAGCCTGACAGAGCCTGAGAGGAACCACTCAAAGGAGATAACGAAGAGCAGCATAGTCGATGACATACTGGGCTATGACGCGCCGCACTACATAAAGCCCACGGGCTACCTTGAGCCCCTTGGGGACAGGAAGTTCGTCTCTATGCACATAGAGTACATAGGGTTCGGCGGGTTCAGGGACGAGATAATAGTCAACGCCAGGATTAACGATAAGTCTAACCTGGCTGGGCTGATGGCGTCTGCTATACCGATATCAAAGGCCCTGATCGACAGGGGCGTCCGCGGCACGCACGCTCCAACTAACAGGTTCTTCATGAAGATGCCCGGCCCGAGGGGGACCAAGAACGTGAGCAGGATAGTTGCCTACTATGACCTGCTCAAGGAGCTCAGGGCCCTCGACATAGCTTAA
- a CDS encoding putative permease, whose product MYLTPLQYGLSVVSGVIVGFSLGLIGGGGSILAVPLLLYLVGISSIPNAAHVALGTTALAVGINAYINSYMHLRKKNVAPRVGALFAGVGLIGALLGTYLGHITPGESLLLYFAIAMIVLGVYIGFFRHSASAGSREEVDRVLEAASRCPRLTKRVATIVAASGFLVGLISGYFGIGGGFLIVPALMFSSGLCIARAIGTSLISVGTFGVASGLEYAVYGDTLFLISALYLIGGVAGGYVGTGLAVKAPKKTLQRAYGIIIVLVGIYMIFRVLHL is encoded by the coding sequence ATGTACCTGACTCCACTGCAGTATGGCCTCTCCGTGGTCTCAGGTGTGATAGTTGGGTTCTCCCTGGGCCTCATAGGCGGCGGGGGCTCTATACTTGCCGTCCCCCTGTTACTTTACCTTGTGGGCATTAGCTCAATTCCTAACGCCGCCCATGTAGCCCTTGGCACTACGGCGCTGGCTGTGGGAATCAACGCTTACATAAACTCCTACATGCACCTGAGGAAGAAGAACGTTGCGCCAAGGGTCGGAGCGCTGTTCGCTGGCGTCGGCCTCATAGGGGCCCTCCTCGGCACCTACCTGGGCCACATAACTCCTGGCGAGAGCCTCCTCCTCTACTTCGCCATAGCCATGATAGTCCTGGGCGTCTACATAGGCTTCTTCAGGCACTCGGCCTCGGCAGGCTCCAGGGAGGAAGTTGACAGGGTCCTTGAGGCCGCCTCAAGGTGCCCAAGGCTGACGAAAAGGGTTGCTACCATCGTCGCGGCCTCTGGCTTCTTGGTCGGGCTGATAAGCGGCTACTTTGGCATAGGGGGCGGCTTCCTCATAGTGCCGGCCCTCATGTTCTCGTCAGGGCTGTGCATAGCTAGGGCCATAGGCACCTCGCTGATAAGCGTGGGCACCTTCGGAGTGGCGAGCGGGCTTGAGTACGCTGTATACGGCGACACCCTGTTCCTCATATCGGCCCTTTACTTAATAGGCGGCGTCGCGGGCGGCTACGTAGGCACAGGCCTCGCCGTGAAGGCGCCCAAGAAGACCCTCCAGAGGGCCTACGGCATCATCATAGTGCTAGTTGGCATCTACATGATCTTCCGCGTGCTCCACCTCTAA
- a CDS encoding Dehydrogenases with different specificities (related to short-chain alcohol dehydrogenases) — translation MKGEDKVVVITGGDRGIGKATALRFAREGYMVVITYRSNREAAEQTINDALSAGSPSAMYYQLDVSDLASVKAFSQALSSALPYVNVLVNNAGIIDYYTAEELTPERWDEVIKVDLSGQFYVIKHLLPLLKKAPWAAIVNVASISGETGNVVAGVAYATAKAGLIGLTKKLAIELAKYGIRVNAVAPSFVETDMTASVLSDQARRAQILSLHPLNRIARPEDVAEAIYFLANPVTAGNITGHVLNINGGRYT, via the coding sequence TTGAAGGGCGAGGATAAGGTCGTGGTAATAACGGGTGGCGACAGGGGCATCGGCAAGGCCACAGCCCTTAGGTTCGCCAGGGAGGGCTACATGGTCGTCATAACGTACAGGTCGAATAGGGAGGCCGCTGAGCAGACCATTAATGATGCTCTCTCGGCAGGCTCCCCCTCAGCCATGTACTACCAGCTTGACGTCTCAGACCTCGCCTCCGTTAAGGCGTTCTCCCAGGCCCTCTCATCAGCTCTGCCTTACGTCAACGTATTAGTTAACAACGCTGGCATCATAGACTACTACACAGCAGAGGAGCTGACCCCTGAGAGGTGGGACGAGGTAATAAAGGTGGACCTCTCAGGCCAGTTCTACGTCATAAAGCACCTGCTACCGCTGCTCAAGAAGGCCCCCTGGGCAGCCATAGTTAACGTGGCCAGCATATCCGGCGAGACCGGCAACGTTGTGGCCGGCGTTGCCTATGCCACCGCCAAGGCGGGCCTCATAGGCCTCACCAAGAAGCTCGCCATAGAGCTGGCCAAGTACGGGATCAGGGTGAACGCTGTGGCGCCCAGCTTCGTAGAGACTGACATGACCGCCTCGGTCCTCTCAGACCAGGCCAGGAGGGCTCAGATCTTGTCGTTGCACCCGCTGAACAGGATAGCTAGGCCTGAGGACGTGGCTGAGGCCATTTACTTCCTCGCCAACCCGGTCACAGCAGGTAACATAACTGGGCACGTGCTAAACATAAACGGAGGACGTTATACGTAG